A single region of the Streptomyces sp. NBC_00425 genome encodes:
- a CDS encoding FAD-dependent oxidoreductase, whose translation MNATALPARTEVAVVGAGPAGLALAVTLASAGIDFVVLDKLAEGANTSRAAVVHARTLEVLDELGASEELIARGVKVTRFAVRDGVRRLLTVPFDKLPTPHPYTLMVPQYETESVLLDRLRALGGDVHRPYEVASVVQDEDGVTLTMTTGETLRAAHAVGADGMHSTVREAAGIGFTGNAYAESFVLADVVMDWVPGPDEVSLTFGTLGLAVVAPLPGGHYRVVATVDDAPASPDLAFVQKVLDERAPGQAKVTGMAWSSRFRVHHRVADHYRAGRLLLAGDAAHVHSPAGGQGMNTGIQDGYALGRAFATGRLDGYEAQRRPVAQRVVAFTHRMTRLATTRSSVARSVRNIALPLLAHTPMPKKLATELAELNYR comes from the coding sequence ATGAACGCCACCGCACTTCCCGCCCGCACCGAAGTCGCCGTCGTCGGCGCTGGACCGGCCGGTCTCGCACTCGCCGTCACGCTCGCTTCCGCAGGCATCGACTTCGTTGTCCTGGACAAGCTGGCGGAGGGCGCCAACACTTCGCGCGCCGCCGTGGTGCATGCCCGCACGCTGGAGGTCCTGGACGAGCTGGGAGCCTCCGAGGAGCTGATCGCGCGAGGCGTGAAGGTCACCCGGTTCGCCGTCCGCGACGGCGTGCGCCGGCTGCTGACGGTGCCGTTCGACAAGCTGCCCACCCCCCACCCGTACACCCTGATGGTTCCCCAGTACGAGACCGAGAGCGTGCTGCTGGACCGGCTGAGGGCGCTCGGCGGCGACGTGCACCGCCCCTACGAGGTCGCTTCCGTCGTCCAGGACGAGGACGGCGTGACGCTCACCATGACCACGGGCGAGACGCTGCGCGCCGCCCACGCCGTCGGCGCCGACGGCATGCACAGCACCGTGCGTGAGGCGGCGGGCATCGGGTTCACCGGCAACGCCTACGCCGAGTCCTTCGTGCTCGCCGACGTGGTGATGGACTGGGTCCCCGGGCCGGACGAGGTCTCGCTGACCTTCGGCACCTTGGGGCTCGCCGTCGTCGCCCCGCTTCCCGGCGGCCACTACCGGGTCGTCGCCACCGTGGACGACGCGCCCGCCTCCCCGGACCTCGCCTTCGTCCAGAAGGTGCTCGACGAGCGCGCCCCCGGCCAGGCCAAGGTCACGGGTATGGCATGGTCGTCACGGTTCCGGGTGCACCACCGGGTCGCCGACCACTACCGCGCCGGCCGTCTGCTGCTGGCCGGCGACGCCGCCCATGTGCACAGCCCCGCAGGCGGTCAGGGGATGAACACCGGCATCCAGGACGGCTACGCCCTGGGCCGGGCGTTCGCCACCGGCCGGCTCGACGGCTACGAGGCGCAACGCCGCCCCGTGGCCCAGCGCGTGGTCGCCTTCACGCACCGCATGACCCGCCTGGCCACCACGCGCAGCTCCGTGGCCCGCAGTGTCCGCAACATCGCACTGCCACTGCTGGCACATACCCCGATGCCCAAGAAGCTCGCCACCGAGCTCGCCGAGCTCAACTACCGCTAG
- a CDS encoding WhiB family transcriptional regulator, which yields MEWLRAAACVGADPELFFPVSTTGPALREAAAAKRVCARCPVSFECLSYALGTAQTSGVWGGTGEEERTELLRTAGYDAMRRSLGRTEPGRTGSLPTSGVGWAADG from the coding sequence ATGGAGTGGTTGCGCGCCGCCGCCTGCGTGGGCGCGGACCCCGAGCTGTTCTTCCCTGTGAGTACGACCGGGCCGGCGCTGCGGGAGGCCGCCGCAGCCAAACGCGTCTGCGCGCGCTGCCCGGTGAGCTTCGAGTGCCTGTCCTACGCCCTCGGGACCGCACAGACGTCGGGCGTGTGGGGCGGAACCGGCGAGGAGGAACGCACGGAGCTGCTCCGAACCGCCGGGTATGACGCGATGAGGCGGAGTCTCGGCCGGACCGAACCGGGACGCACAGGCTCCCTTCCGACCTCCGGGGTGGGCTGGGCAGCAGACGGATGA
- a CDS encoding helix-turn-helix transcriptional regulator encodes MKQVVPPARADAIPRERLQQQLRLAETRLTVVVAPAGWGKTSLLSGWASGPDEKRRIAWVSLDESDDEPVRFWSYVLTALHNAGDAISAGPLQALDAAAVAPVDLALPMLLNELAASEVAHVLVLDDYHLLADPQIHEAVEYLVAYLPASLRIVIAARTDPPLPIARLRARGDLTELRAAQLRFSPDEATALVSAVSGHDLDETAAAAIWERTEGWAAGLQLAALALRADPAKAQVDDRHLLDYFAAEVLPGLAPSHRDLLVRSAPLERLSGPLCDAALQVTGSAQVLSDLVRAGLFVAALDDEQQWYRCHHLLRDVLAHQATADPREVLGHAAAWFTEERRLDDAVHHLLRAGRDDDAAELMLSNAETWFFAHGDAASYLRFGERLPSRAVGPLLAYSLAFAAALCGDQARVNHWLDACEVRGAAETVMTGWHSFRSAVLTVRAGFGMSDAEAAQSVALALQALELETAGDVTAHPHVPATLGGVLARDGRFDEAAALLLDVWQQRHHGSWPLWTVMAVAGMLAVSLVEAGRAEECDRVLREAGPTADAVERDGREASTPGLAALRIAAGRRGYLRADVEGAAVLLRRAVGLAELHPRPTTLFLGLLYLADAELACGNRSAARTALARAREVVQEEPVSAFAARRLEQAETRLGQAGTRTAVRSGALAEELTDRELSILRALQGSATQREIGAALFLSINTVKAYNKSLYRKLGVASRQDAVKVARELGLI; translated from the coding sequence GTGAAACAGGTGGTCCCGCCGGCGCGTGCCGACGCGATCCCCCGCGAACGCCTGCAGCAGCAGTTGCGCCTCGCCGAGACCCGGCTGACCGTTGTGGTGGCGCCCGCCGGATGGGGCAAGACGAGCCTGCTCAGCGGCTGGGCGTCGGGCCCCGACGAGAAGCGTCGTATCGCGTGGGTCTCGCTGGACGAGAGCGACGACGAACCCGTCCGGTTCTGGAGCTACGTACTCACCGCGCTGCACAACGCCGGCGACGCGATCAGCGCGGGCCCGTTGCAGGCGTTGGACGCGGCCGCTGTCGCTCCGGTCGACCTCGCGCTGCCGATGCTGCTGAACGAGCTGGCCGCATCCGAGGTAGCGCATGTACTGGTCCTCGACGACTACCACCTGCTCGCCGACCCGCAGATCCACGAGGCGGTCGAATACCTGGTCGCCTACCTGCCCGCCTCGCTGCGGATCGTGATCGCCGCGCGCACAGACCCGCCGCTGCCGATCGCGCGGCTGCGGGCCCGCGGCGACCTGACCGAACTGCGTGCGGCGCAGCTGCGGTTCTCGCCCGACGAGGCGACGGCCCTGGTGTCGGCGGTGTCAGGGCACGACCTCGACGAGACCGCAGCAGCAGCCATATGGGAACGGACCGAAGGGTGGGCGGCGGGGCTGCAGCTGGCCGCCCTCGCACTGCGCGCGGACCCGGCGAAGGCTCAGGTCGATGACCGGCACCTGCTGGACTATTTCGCGGCTGAGGTCCTCCCGGGCCTCGCGCCGAGCCACCGCGACCTCCTCGTGCGGTCCGCGCCGCTCGAAAGGCTCTCCGGTCCGCTGTGCGACGCCGCACTGCAGGTGACCGGATCGGCCCAGGTGCTGTCCGATCTCGTCAGGGCGGGTCTGTTCGTGGCCGCCCTGGACGACGAACAGCAGTGGTACCGGTGCCATCACCTGCTCCGGGACGTCCTGGCACACCAGGCCACCGCAGACCCTCGGGAGGTCCTGGGCCACGCCGCAGCCTGGTTCACCGAAGAGAGGCGGCTCGACGACGCGGTACACCACCTGCTGCGCGCCGGCCGCGACGACGACGCCGCGGAGCTGATGCTGAGCAACGCGGAGACCTGGTTCTTTGCGCACGGGGACGCCGCGAGCTACCTGCGGTTCGGTGAGCGGCTGCCCAGCCGAGCGGTCGGCCCGCTGCTGGCTTATTCGCTGGCCTTCGCGGCGGCGCTCTGCGGTGATCAGGCCCGTGTGAACCACTGGCTGGACGCCTGTGAAGTCCGGGGCGCCGCAGAGACCGTCATGACCGGTTGGCACAGCTTCCGCAGTGCTGTGCTCACCGTGCGTGCGGGCTTCGGCATGTCCGATGCCGAAGCCGCGCAGTCCGTCGCCCTGGCCCTGCAGGCTCTCGAACTGGAAACCGCCGGCGATGTCACCGCGCACCCTCACGTACCCGCGACACTCGGCGGCGTACTGGCTCGCGACGGCCGTTTCGACGAGGCTGCAGCCCTGCTGCTCGACGTGTGGCAGCAGCGCCATCACGGCTCGTGGCCACTGTGGACCGTGATGGCCGTAGCGGGCATGCTGGCGGTCAGCCTTGTCGAGGCCGGCCGCGCCGAAGAGTGCGACCGGGTGCTGCGCGAGGCCGGTCCAACAGCGGATGCCGTCGAGCGCGACGGGCGGGAGGCCAGCACTCCCGGGCTCGCCGCGCTGCGTATCGCCGCCGGCCGGCGCGGCTACTTGCGCGCCGATGTGGAAGGGGCTGCGGTCCTGCTGCGCCGCGCCGTCGGGCTCGCCGAACTCCACCCGCGGCCGACGACGCTGTTCCTCGGCCTGCTGTACCTGGCCGACGCCGAACTCGCCTGCGGTAACCGGTCCGCCGCCCGCACCGCGCTGGCGCGGGCCCGAGAGGTCGTGCAGGAGGAGCCGGTGAGTGCCTTCGCGGCTCGGCGGCTCGAGCAGGCCGAAACACGGCTGGGCCAGGCCGGCACCCGCACCGCCGTACGCTCCGGTGCCCTGGCAGAGGAACTGACCGACCGTGAGCTGTCGATCCTGCGGGCCCTGCAGGGATCGGCGACCCAGCGGGAGATCGGGGCAGCGCTGTTCCTGTCGATCAACACGGTCAAGGCATACAACAAGAGCCTCTATCGCAAGCTCGGCGTGGCCTCCCGGCAGGACGCCGTGAAAGTGGCGCGCGAACTCGGCCTGATCTGA